In Chryseobacterium oranimense, a single window of DNA contains:
- a CDS encoding VOC family protein yields MELNHINLVVKDVDKAVELFSTHMGFELITNRNSKMAVMENNKKFALVIWGQVMNNEEKIPDYPENFHIGFYQEDENAVHHIYHKIKDEPHLRVESVPKKMRNTFGFYFYFENLMIEISVNPFIILENQ; encoded by the coding sequence ATGGAATTGAATCACATTAATCTGGTTGTAAAAGATGTAGATAAAGCTGTTGAACTATTCTCAACACATATGGGCTTTGAGCTGATTACCAATCGCAATAGTAAGATGGCCGTTATGGAAAATAACAAAAAATTCGCATTGGTAATTTGGGGACAGGTAATGAATAATGAAGAAAAAATACCTGACTATCCGGAAAACTTTCACATTGGATTTTATCAGGAAGATGAAAATGCTGTACACCACATCTATCATAAGATTAAAGATGAACCGCATCTAAGGGTTGAAAGTGTTCCAAAAAAAATGCGGAATACTTTTGGATTCTATTTTTACTTTGAAAATCTGATGATTGAAATAAGCGTAAATCCGTTTATTATATTAGAAAACCAATAA